The sequence CCGGCCTTTCGCCTGCCGGCTGGTGCGCGCCGCCTTCCTTTACCGAGGCCCGGTACCGGGCTTGGTGCACGCCTTCAAGTACCGAGGCAGACGGGCAGCGGCCCGCGCCGCGGGCCGCTGGATGGCCTGCCTGCTGCCCAGGTTCCCCGAGCTCTCCGGCCACGACACGGTGGTCCCCGTGCCTCTCCATCCGCGGCGTCTGCAGGAACGCGGCTACAACCAGGCGGGGCTGCTGGCGGAAGAGTTCGCGCGACTGTCGGGGCGGCCGGTGCTGGACCTGCTCGAACGCGCCAGGCCCACGCGCCCCCAATGGGACCTCGACCGACAGTCCCGCCGCCAGAACCTGGCCGGCGCCTTTTGGGCCTCCCCCCAGGCGCGCGAAAAGTCCGTGCTGCTCATAGACGACGTCTGCACTTCCGGAACATCTCTGGAGGAATGCGGCCGAGCCCTGCGCCGGGCCGGAGCGTCGCGGGTCGCGGCCTACGTGTTCGCGCGCCAGACCCTCTGAGGCGCAGGGCGTGGGCGGTTTGAAATTCGTAGAATAGGAGTATGACCGGCTTCGAGATATACCTGCCCTGGGCCATATTCGCCGGAGCCGCCGCTGTCGGCATCGGCGGCCTGGTCTGGAGCCTGCGCCGGGAAAAGCAGCGGTGTCTGGCTTTGACCGCGGCCGCCCAGCGCCTGGGACTGGAATTCCAGGTGACCGCAGCGGGCTTGGCCGCGGACGACTACCGCAGCCTGCACCTGTTCACCCAGGGGAGCTACCGGACCTATCGCAACATCCTCAGCGGCAAGCCCGAGGGCACCCACGGCTTGATCATCTGCGATTACCAATACAAGACCGGGGACGGGAAGAACGCCCAGACCCACCGCCAGACCGTGGCCCTGCTGTCCTATCCGAAGGGCGGCCTGCCCCGCTTCGAGCTCAGGCCGGAGAACGTCTTCCACAAGCTCGGCTCTCTGTTCGGCTATCAGGACATCGACTTCAAGGAAAGCCCGGAATTCTCCAGACGCTACCTGCTGCGAGGCACGGACGAGGCCGCGGTCCGCTCCCTCTTCGGCCTGAACCTGCGCCAGTATTTCGAGAGCCATCCGGACTGGTGCCTCGACGGCCGCGGGGCTTGGCTGGCGGCCTACCGCCATGACCGGCTGGTGGAGCCCGCGGACTTCCCCTCGTTCCTCGACGAGGTGAAGGTCCTGCTGTGGGCGTTGCCCAGATAGGACGCCGGGCTACTTAAGACCTAGAGAATTCCGGGACACAATACTTAGCTCTCTGCCGCGCAGGGGAATTAAGTATTGTGTCCCCGATTTTAGACGCTACTTGAGTCCTAAGAGCTGCTTCCACCAAGGCCGGGAATCCTTGGCAGCGGGAGCCCGGGAATCCCCCTCTTCGCGAGGCGAGACGAAGATGGGGAGCGTGAAGGTGAAGACAGCGCCGCGACCCACGCCGCTGTCCACGCCCAGCTCGCCGCCCTGCAGATGCACCAGGGCCTTGGCGATGGACAAGCCCAGCCCGGTGCCGGGGGCCGTTATCTCCCCTCCGGCGATCTGCATGAACTTCTCGAATATCTTCCCCTGGTCCCCCTTGGCGATGCCGGGCCCGGTGTCGGCCACGGAGAACTCCAGGAATTTGTCGCGGTTATCCCGCGACGGACCCAAAGCCACCTTGACGCTGCCTCCCGCCGGGGTGAATTTGATGGCGTTAGAGAGCAGGTTGACGAGCACCTGGACGGTCCGCTTGTCGTCCGCATAGATCGGGGGCAGGCCCGGCGCGACCGAAAGGGAGAGCTCCATATGTTTCTTGGCGGCCCAGGGCGTGAGGCTCTCCACGGCATCGCGCGCGATCTTCTCCGGATTGGTCTGGCGCTGAGCCACGGTCATCTGCCCCGCCTCGATCTTGGAGAAGTCCAGGATGCTGTTGATCAGGTCGGCCAGACGGTCGGAGTTGCGCATCGCCGTCGACATCATCTTCTCCTCGTCGGGCTTGAGCTTCCCCTTGAACTCCTTGTCCATGATCTCCAGGGCCGCGCTGATGGCGAAGAGCGGCGCGCGCAGCTCATGCGTGACATGGGCCACGAAATCGTTCTGTATCCTCTGCAGCTCCTTGTGCTTGGCCACGTCGGGCAGGCTCGACACCATGCCCACGACCTTGCCGGCCTCGTTCTGGACCACGGCGCCCGCGGAGCGCAGGGTGCGCCGCGTCGCGTCCGCCGCGGTGGTTCTGACTTCCTTGTTGATCTCGCGGTCCCCGGGCGCGCTCAGCTCCGCGGCCAGGGTGACCACATGCTCCGCGCTCGCCTTCTCGGTGAGGTGCTTGCCTGCGGCCTGGGCCAAAGTGGTGCCGTAGATCTGCTCGGCCGCGGGGTTCATCATGAGGATCTTGCCCTGATCGTCCACCACGACCACGCCTTCGACCATGTTGCCGATGACCGTCTGGGTCCGGATCTGCTCGTTCTGCAGGACGTTCTTCTCCTGCGTGATGGTCTTGGTGACTTCCTGCACCCGCTTCTGGATGTCGGCCTTCAGCAGCTGCATCACCCGTTCTATGACCTGCGCCCGCAGCGCCGGATCAGGGACCGCCTTGCTCACCAGCGCCTGTATGGCTCCGTCCATAGTCGCGCCTTCGGAGGCCAGGCCGGGGATGCCGGCGAGCGCTCCAGCGGAGCCTCCTTCGCCCGGACCCCCACCACCCGAACCACCGC is a genomic window of Elusimicrobiota bacterium containing:
- a CDS encoding ComF family protein: MERLRRLGALTAHWLSPQTCAHCREDLPPEEGTPLCERCRSRLSPCQPPFCQRCAEPIAGGKALCRSCTGRPFACRLVRAAFLYRGPVPGLVHAFKYRGRRAAARAAGRWMACLLPRFPELSGHDTVVPVPLHPRRLQERGYNQAGLLAEEFARLSGRPVLDLLERARPTRPQWDLDRQSRRQNLAGAFWASPQAREKSVLLIDDVCTSGTSLEECGRALRRAGASRVAAYVFARQTL
- a CDS encoding PAS domain-containing sensor histidine kinase, with the protein product MTDSNPTPFDRLALDVLMRLAKTLGQMNLYKAGHPAVAATLRLAEENLAQALEQSGGELSFSMDQGKWLANGRIIAATDQTPQSMPALFDRFKLHSITFKAGVTNAELVAFCEMAALRPEPGQPLNPKAYLEGRGAAHIAVDEAIYAKMDKAGTQPAGAAEAGLGLGAGPGGGGSGEGGPGGGGPGGGGSGGGGPGEGGSAGALAGIPGLASEGATMDGAIQALVSKAVPDPALRAQVIERVMQLLKADIQKRVQEVTKTITQEKNVLQNEQIRTQTVIGNMVEGVVVVDDQGKILMMNPAAEQIYGTTLAQAAGKHLTEKASAEHVVTLAAELSAPGDREINKEVRTTAADATRRTLRSAGAVVQNEAGKVVGMVSSLPDVAKHKELQRIQNDFVAHVTHELRAPLFAISAALEIMDKEFKGKLKPDEEKMMSTAMRNSDRLADLINSILDFSKIEAGQMTVAQRQTNPEKIARDAVESLTPWAAKKHMELSLSVAPGLPPIYADDKRTVQVLVNLLSNAIKFTPAGGSVKVALGPSRDNRDKFLEFSVADTGPGIAKGDQGKIFEKFMQIAGGEITAPGTGLGLSIAKALVHLQGGELGVDSGVGRGAVFTFTLPIFVSPREEGDSRAPAAKDSRPWWKQLLGLK